From Paenibacillus graminis, a single genomic window includes:
- a CDS encoding response regulator has protein sequence MANRILIVDDAAFMRMMIRDILSKNGFEVVGEAQDGSQAIEKFKELRPDLITMDITMPEMDGIAALKEIKKVDANAKVIMCSAMGQQAMVIDAIQAGAKDFIVKPFQADRVIEAINKTLGV, from the coding sequence ATGGCTAACCGAATTCTAATCGTGGACGATGCAGCATTTATGAGAATGATGATCCGTGACATTTTGTCGAAAAACGGGTTTGAGGTTGTGGGTGAAGCCCAGGACGGTTCACAGGCTATTGAGAAATTCAAGGAGCTGCGTCCGGATTTGATCACGATGGATATCACCATGCCTGAAATGGACGGTATTGCCGCCCTAAAAGAAATTAAAAAAGTAGATGCCAACGCCAAAGTCATCATGTGTTCTGCCATGGGTCAGCAGGCTATGGTCATTGATGCAATCCAAGCGGGTGCCAAGGATTTTATTGTGAAGCCTTTCCAGGCAGACCGTGTTATTGAAGCAATCAACAAGACACTGGGCGTGTAA
- the fliY gene encoding flagellar motor switch phosphatase FliY, protein MTSKDYLSQEEIDALLRQSAEGPVAPSKTVDDYLTPFEQDALGEIGNITFGSAATALSTLLGKKVDITTPKVSIITRGEFEEAFPKPHVAVHVQYVDGFQGINSLVIKIRDAQVIADLMLGGEGEPKDEELNEIHISAVQEAMNQMMGSSATSMSTIFNRFVNISPPGIDILNMSSGEGVGSLPDDETLIQISFRLKIGDLIDSTIMQLLPVQFAKDMVSMLLGDVQSEEETAAAAAEAPPKAAAAPEPTAAPPVQPTPPAQPGAVPPPYPGMPEGGYYYPPAGMPAYGMPPYGMPPQGVPYQQAPPQQPAPNRNVNVQPVQFANLSSGAFGNIDENNLNLLMDIPLRVTVELGRTQKQIKDILEMSQGSIIELDKLAGEPVDILVNNKLIAKGEVVVIDENFGVRVTDIVSQWDRIQKLQ, encoded by the coding sequence TTGACGAGTAAAGATTATTTATCCCAAGAGGAAATAGATGCCCTTCTCAGGCAGTCAGCAGAAGGCCCAGTTGCTCCCTCGAAGACAGTGGATGATTACCTGACCCCTTTTGAGCAAGATGCTTTGGGGGAGATCGGGAATATCACATTCGGGAGTGCAGCCACTGCGCTGTCCACTTTGCTGGGTAAAAAGGTAGACATCACTACTCCTAAGGTATCCATCATCACCCGTGGTGAGTTCGAAGAAGCTTTTCCAAAACCCCATGTTGCAGTACATGTTCAATATGTGGATGGTTTTCAGGGCATTAACTCACTGGTTATCAAAATCAGGGATGCCCAGGTCATCGCGGATCTGATGCTCGGCGGTGAAGGCGAACCTAAGGACGAAGAATTGAACGAAATCCATATCAGTGCAGTTCAGGAAGCGATGAACCAAATGATGGGCTCATCAGCCACATCCATGTCGACCATTTTCAACCGCTTCGTGAATATCTCGCCTCCGGGTATCGATATTCTGAACATGTCCAGCGGAGAAGGGGTTGGCAGTCTTCCGGATGATGAAACACTGATCCAGATTTCATTCCGGCTCAAGATCGGGGATCTGATTGATTCGACAATTATGCAGCTGCTCCCGGTACAATTTGCCAAAGATATGGTGTCTATGCTTCTGGGCGATGTTCAGTCAGAAGAAGAGACGGCCGCAGCTGCGGCAGAGGCTCCGCCTAAGGCAGCAGCAGCACCAGAACCAACTGCAGCGCCTCCGGTGCAACCAACACCTCCAGCACAGCCTGGAGCGGTTCCGCCGCCATACCCGGGTATGCCCGAGGGCGGATATTATTATCCTCCCGCAGGAATGCCGGCTTATGGGATGCCGCCGTATGGAATGCCGCCTCAAGGTGTGCCTTACCAGCAGGCTCCGCCGCAGCAGCCCGCACCGAACCGCAATGTAAATGTGCAGCCGGTACAGTTTGCCAATTTAAGCTCAGGCGCCTTTGGAAATATTGACGAAAATAATTTGAATTTATTAATGGACATACCACTGAGAGTAACCGTAGAATTAGGAAGGACCCAGAAGCAGATCAAAGATATTCTGGAAATGTCGCAAGGCTCCATCATCGAGCTGGACAAGCTGGCCGGTGAGCCTGTAGACATTCTGGTTAACAACAAGCTTATTGCCAAAGGGGAAGTCGTGGTTATCGACGAAAACTTCGGAGTTCGCGTTACGGATATCGTCAGCCAGTGGGACCGAATTCAAAAACTACAATAA
- the fliM gene encoding flagellar motor switch protein FliM codes for MVDVLSQNEIDALLAALSSGEMDADELKKEETQKKIRSYDFKRAVRFSKDHIRSLTRIHDNFARYLTTYFSAQLRTFVQINVVQVEQLPYDEFIRSIPKMTILNIFEAEPLEGRMVMEVHPNIAFAMLDRLLGGFGTAPSKINALTEIETTIMERIFSRCFESLQEAWKTVLDISPRMEALETNPQFMQIVSPNETIALISLSTKIGDTTGMINLCIPHVVLEPIMSRLSVHQWFVSEKKVRDEVELEAIRARVHRAQLPIVAELGESSLSIAEFLGLNVGDVISLNKTVDSGLSIKVGDKLKFIGSPGMIKERVAVQIDEIVSEGVEDFDE; via the coding sequence TTGGTTGATGTACTATCACAAAACGAAATTGATGCTCTGCTTGCCGCACTATCATCCGGTGAAATGGATGCCGACGAACTCAAAAAAGAAGAAACCCAAAAGAAAATTCGCTCATATGATTTCAAACGGGCTGTACGCTTCTCAAAGGATCATATCCGAAGCCTCACGCGGATCCATGATAACTTTGCCCGCTATCTGACGACGTACTTTTCGGCACAATTACGAACCTTCGTGCAGATCAATGTCGTTCAAGTAGAGCAGCTCCCTTATGATGAGTTTATCCGCTCCATTCCGAAAATGACGATCTTGAATATTTTTGAAGCTGAACCGCTCGAAGGCCGCATGGTGATGGAAGTGCATCCGAATATTGCTTTTGCGATGCTGGACAGACTGCTCGGCGGCTTCGGGACGGCGCCTTCCAAGATTAATGCATTGACTGAAATTGAAACAACAATAATGGAGAGGATTTTCAGCAGATGTTTTGAGAGTCTGCAGGAAGCCTGGAAGACAGTGCTTGATATCAGTCCCCGCATGGAGGCATTGGAGACCAATCCTCAGTTCATGCAGATTGTATCGCCCAACGAAACGATTGCACTTATTTCCTTAAGCACCAAAATCGGCGATACGACAGGGATGATTAACTTATGCATACCTCACGTTGTTCTGGAGCCAATCATGTCCAGGTTGTCTGTGCACCAGTGGTTTGTTTCTGAAAAGAAGGTGCGGGATGAGGTTGAGCTTGAGGCAATCCGGGCAAGAGTTCACAGAGCTCAGCTGCCGATTGTGGCAGAATTAGGTGAATCGAGTCTATCCATTGCTGAATTTCTCGGACTCAATGTCGGTGACGTTATTTCTCTTAACAAGACTGTGGATTCTGGACTTTCCATTAAGGTGGGGGACAAGCTAAAATTCATCGGAAGTCCCGGCATGATTAAAGAGCGTGTGGCTGTGCAAATAGACGAGATAGTCAGCGAAGGAGTTGAAGATTTTGACGAGTAA
- a CDS encoding flagellar basal body-associated FliL family protein, giving the protein MKKMLPWLITILLAITLIVVAAFLLMDKIFPSDTNDVNTAVQNVETKKLSADEIVALTAEITDIKTNTADPDYILKVNIAFQLDSAKSKEEFEKIKAIKIAPLIIKAIADAKPEELNGAKGKDQFSSKLMNIINKNLTEGTITQIEFTDFVLASI; this is encoded by the coding sequence ATGAAAAAGATGCTGCCGTGGCTCATCACAATTTTATTAGCAATAACTCTTATCGTAGTAGCTGCATTTTTACTAATGGATAAGATCTTTCCCAGTGATACGAATGACGTGAATACGGCAGTTCAGAACGTGGAGACCAAAAAACTCAGCGCTGATGAGATTGTCGCATTAACGGCGGAAATCACTGATATCAAAACTAATACTGCCGATCCCGATTATATCCTTAAAGTAAACATCGCGTTCCAACTGGATTCAGCGAAGTCTAAGGAAGAATTCGAAAAGATAAAGGCAATTAAAATTGCGCCGCTTATTATCAAGGCAATTGCTGATGCCAAGCCTGAGGAACTGAACGGGGCTAAAGGCAAAGATCAATTCAGCAGCAAGCTGATGAATATAATCAACAAGAATTTGACCGAGGGCACGATAACCCAGATCGAATTCACTGATTTTGTTTTGGCTTCCATTTAG
- a CDS encoding flagellar FlbD family protein yields the protein MISVTRLNGTSMFLNALLVEMVEESPDTYITLVTGKRLIVLEKADEVIRKIRDYNRDIGTYAATIKVQSMEELS from the coding sequence ATGATTTCGGTAACCAGATTGAATGGTACATCCATGTTTTTAAATGCTTTGCTGGTAGAAATGGTAGAAGAAAGTCCGGATACGTACATTACGCTCGTAACTGGCAAAAGGCTGATTGTGCTGGAAAAGGCCGATGAAGTCATCCGTAAGATCCGTGATTATAACAGGGACATTGGCACATATGCTGCCACCATTAAAGTCCAGTCAATGGAGGAGCTTTCATGA
- the flgG gene encoding flagellar basal body rod protein FlgG, whose amino-acid sequence MLRSMYSGVSGMRGFQTKLDVIGNNIANVNTIGFKSGRVMFKDIMSQTVSGVTAPVDGGQGGVNAKQIGLGVSIGSIDTMHLAGSAMTTNNPTDLRIDGDGFFLVKLDEEQATPFLTRAGDFHVDSARNLLTSDGLHVLNSDGDPIQLGEDTTAFSISSDGTVLQTLADGTINSDNKIGVAKVSNPQGLEKIGGNLYRMTLNANADGALTPTTANNTEEGTGAIVAGQLEMSNVDLTSEFTEMIVSQRGFQANSRIITTSDEVLQEVVNLKR is encoded by the coding sequence ATGTTAAGATCTATGTACTCAGGGGTATCCGGAATGCGCGGTTTCCAGACAAAACTGGACGTAATCGGCAACAACATTGCGAACGTGAATACCATCGGCTTCAAGTCAGGACGCGTCATGTTTAAGGATATTATGAGCCAGACGGTATCCGGGGTTACTGCTCCTGTGGATGGCGGCCAGGGCGGCGTGAACGCCAAGCAGATTGGGCTTGGAGTCAGCATTGGCTCCATTGACACCATGCATTTGGCCGGCAGCGCCATGACCACCAATAATCCGACTGACCTGCGTATTGATGGGGATGGATTTTTCCTGGTGAAGCTCGATGAAGAGCAGGCGACACCATTCCTTACCCGCGCCGGTGACTTTCATGTGGACTCCGCACGCAACCTGCTGACCTCTGATGGTTTGCATGTGCTTAATTCCGACGGTGATCCTATTCAATTGGGTGAGGATACAACTGCATTCTCCATCTCCAGTGACGGCACAGTTTTACAAACGTTAGCAGACGGAACCATTAATTCGGATAACAAAATCGGGGTAGCTAAGGTAAGTAACCCGCAAGGCTTGGAAAAAATCGGCGGCAATCTTTACCGGATGACGCTGAATGCCAACGCTGATGGAGCGCTAACTCCAACGACAGCCAACAATACTGAAGAAGGAACTGGAGCCATAGTTGCCGGCCAGCTGGAAATGTCCAACGTGGATCTGACCAGTGAGTTTACAGAAATGATTGTTTCCCAGCGCGGGTTCCAGGCCAACTCCCGCATTATCACGACCTCTGATGAAGTGCTGCAGGAAGTCGTCAACCTCAAGCGTTAA
- a CDS encoding TIGR02530 family flagellar biosynthesis protein, whose product MSDRLTIGQLYPASVHPSTLQRPAGSKNLVNSEVSFESVLQKNMLKFSHHAAKRLEQRGIELGSRQLDQISSAVDKAAAKGSKESLILMKDMALIVSVANRTVVTAMDGNSMKDNVFTQIDSAVIIS is encoded by the coding sequence ATGAGTGACAGGCTTACGATAGGCCAGCTGTATCCTGCCAGCGTACACCCGTCAACTCTTCAGCGGCCGGCAGGCTCCAAGAATCTTGTGAATTCAGAAGTTTCATTTGAGAGCGTGCTGCAAAAGAATATGCTGAAGTTCAGCCATCATGCGGCCAAACGACTGGAACAAAGAGGAATCGAGCTTGGAAGCCGGCAGCTGGATCAAATCTCGTCCGCAGTGGACAAAGCAGCAGCCAAAGGCAGCAAGGAATCACTTATATTAATGAAGGACATGGCTTTGATCGTCAGTGTGGCTAACCGCACTGTAGTGACTGCTATGGATGGCAACTCCATGAAGGATAATGTGTTCACACAAATTGACAGTGCAGTGATTATTTCTTAA
- the flgD gene encoding flagellar hook assembly protein FlgD has protein sequence MASSTPVSTPISTPDQWNYSAPDSTKKTTGNSTLGKDQFLKILITQLQNQDPMQPMEDKEFIAQMAQFSSVEQLMNISTQMTAMNQSLGAVSGLIGKNITWMDATTKESKSGNVDSIVVSSGVQYAVVGKEKIALTDVTQIQNSAAPVENANSSTGSAEGGTGS, from the coding sequence ATGGCATCAAGTACTCCAGTCTCCACTCCCATCTCAACACCGGACCAGTGGAATTACTCTGCGCCGGACAGCACCAAAAAAACTACCGGAAACTCAACACTCGGCAAGGACCAGTTCCTGAAGATCCTCATTACCCAGCTGCAGAATCAGGACCCAATGCAGCCTATGGAGGACAAGGAATTTATCGCCCAGATGGCCCAGTTCTCCTCGGTAGAACAACTAATGAATATTTCAACACAAATGACAGCGATGAATCAGTCGCTTGGAGCGGTATCGGGACTGATTGGCAAAAATATTACCTGGATGGATGCAACGACTAAAGAGTCAAAATCGGGGAATGTCGATTCTATCGTTGTCAGCAGTGGCGTGCAGTACGCTGTTGTGGGCAAAGAAAAAATAGCGCTAACGGACGTCACGCAAATCCAGAATTCAGCTGCACCCGTAGAGAATGCGAATTCCAGTACAGGTTCTGCGGAGGGCGGGACGGGATCATGA
- a CDS encoding flagellar hook-length control protein FliK, with translation MSLVVPSMSGGNKAAAAGTSTTAGAGTAAGTASAAPFAQTLVQTLGAVQTTETAAPAVLGNLASLLQGLMNAVQAAGEETGTDDTAKSAELLQGLTEDLEKLDEDISSDPALMAALQGWLLQVSALLSGSAPAEGTSTAGSTPADTLSPLAQNPETLRFAVQDELNSLVGLVQQATAEGKEQTASAGITLLNHFTAILADTLVPDNKAKAKPAVSTDTTPVVLKPVSETESNVEVKAKTPVLSDLRSKPTAAATTENTAAVPAATVTAETAEDTVAAPLAKVALTADVSKNGAETEVLPGAKPAEEDHEIVTAGQLSLRGGITAPLKAETPPVPVHQFASEMTSFITGKLEIVKKGGVAEATITLFPENLGQVDVKITMQNGHLVAQFLTEHAGAKDMLEQQMSQLRSALQQQGLQVEKLEVTQNNTPLQSQYNGSHQGRGTGSGNQQQERRSKERTEEISDAVLAAELNGEWKEWVAGTQQDSRPQGGSFSAKV, from the coding sequence ATGAGTTTAGTCGTTCCATCAATGAGTGGCGGGAATAAAGCCGCTGCCGCAGGGACTTCTACAACTGCAGGCGCGGGTACAGCCGCTGGAACAGCATCAGCCGCACCTTTTGCCCAGACTCTTGTTCAGACCCTGGGTGCAGTACAGACCACAGAAACAGCAGCACCGGCGGTGCTGGGGAATTTGGCTTCACTGCTGCAAGGTCTAATGAACGCCGTACAAGCAGCTGGTGAAGAAACAGGCACCGATGATACAGCCAAAAGCGCCGAGCTGCTGCAGGGACTTACGGAAGATCTCGAGAAGCTGGATGAAGACATTAGCAGTGATCCTGCACTGATGGCTGCCCTTCAAGGATGGCTGCTCCAGGTATCTGCTCTATTATCGGGAAGCGCTCCTGCTGAGGGAACCTCCACTGCGGGAAGTACACCTGCTGATACGCTGTCCCCACTTGCCCAGAATCCGGAGACGCTGCGTTTTGCCGTACAGGACGAGCTTAACAGTCTGGTAGGCCTGGTTCAGCAAGCAACCGCAGAGGGGAAGGAACAAACAGCATCAGCGGGAATAACCCTATTGAATCATTTTACGGCAATTCTGGCGGATACGTTAGTTCCTGACAACAAAGCTAAGGCAAAACCGGCTGTCAGTACTGATACCACACCAGTAGTTTTGAAACCAGTGTCCGAAACGGAATCCAATGTGGAGGTAAAAGCAAAAACACCAGTCTTGTCAGACCTCCGCTCCAAGCCAACTGCTGCAGCGACAACTGAGAATACCGCAGCGGTTCCAGCTGCAACAGTAACGGCAGAGACTGCGGAAGATACGGTTGCTGCACCGCTGGCTAAGGTTGCTCTTACAGCAGACGTTTCCAAGAACGGAGCGGAAACAGAAGTTTTGCCTGGAGCAAAACCGGCTGAAGAGGACCATGAAATCGTAACTGCCGGGCAGCTGTCATTAAGAGGCGGAATTACCGCACCGCTTAAGGCAGAGACACCACCGGTTCCTGTACATCAGTTCGCAAGTGAGATGACCTCGTTTATTACAGGTAAACTGGAGATTGTCAAAAAAGGCGGAGTGGCTGAGGCGACAATTACATTGTTCCCTGAGAATCTTGGACAAGTGGATGTTAAAATCACAATGCAAAACGGCCATTTGGTTGCCCAGTTCTTAACTGAGCATGCCGGAGCCAAAGATATGCTGGAACAGCAGATGAGCCAGCTCAGATCAGCATTACAGCAACAGGGCCTTCAGGTTGAAAAATTGGAGGTTACCCAAAACAATACACCGCTGCAGTCCCAGTATAATGGAAGCCATCAGGGGCGTGGAACCGGTTCAGGCAATCAGCAGCAGGAAAGACGTTCCAAAGAACGCACGGAGGAAATCAGTGATGCGGTACTTGCCGCTGAGCTGAACGGTGAATGGAAAGAATGGGTTGCGGGCACGCAGCAGGATAGCCGTCCGCAAGGTGGAAGTTTCTCAGCCAAGGTATAA
- a CDS encoding MotE family protein → MANNEMEFETEGSASKFERFLFLMIPIIFTLVLLGVLLTLFNMDIRNNVLAIANKIPVVEKWVPDPPQSADEAPDPKEQAKEQAASSDKTIKELKSQLAAQSEQLKKANEDTAAQATKAEALQKQIDSIKEEAAAAEAGTGDTDDPYVKQVKDLAKLYAGMKASKAAPILENLTTDEMVQIFSVMNNASKTAILEKMDPKKAADVSIKLKETTNSTDMAIAALQSRLKQDAGASTKATATNNLDKEKLNQTFTSMPAADAATLLGSMYKISPDKVITILNTVSDTVRSSILGEMTKNDSAQTAKVVNRLMGGK, encoded by the coding sequence GTGGCTAACAATGAAATGGAATTTGAAACTGAAGGGTCAGCAAGTAAATTTGAACGGTTTTTGTTTTTGATGATACCGATCATTTTTACACTTGTCCTGCTTGGGGTATTGTTAACTCTGTTTAATATGGATATCCGCAACAACGTTCTGGCAATTGCGAACAAGATTCCTGTGGTGGAGAAGTGGGTACCTGACCCGCCGCAATCTGCTGATGAAGCACCCGATCCGAAAGAGCAGGCTAAAGAGCAGGCAGCAAGCTCTGATAAGACGATCAAGGAGCTTAAGTCTCAGCTTGCGGCACAAAGCGAGCAGCTTAAGAAGGCGAACGAAGATACTGCGGCTCAGGCAACAAAAGCTGAAGCGCTGCAGAAGCAGATTGACAGTATAAAGGAAGAAGCTGCAGCTGCAGAAGCAGGTACAGGAGATACGGACGACCCCTATGTGAAGCAGGTGAAAGATCTGGCCAAGCTGTATGCGGGGATGAAGGCCTCCAAAGCTGCGCCAATCCTGGAGAATTTGACCACCGATGAAATGGTGCAGATTTTCAGTGTGATGAATAATGCCAGCAAAACAGCTATTTTAGAAAAAATGGATCCCAAAAAAGCTGCGGATGTCTCCATTAAGCTAAAAGAAACTACAAATTCAACCGATATGGCTATTGCAGCCCTTCAATCCAGACTGAAGCAGGATGCGGGAGCTTCTACAAAAGCCACAGCCACAAATAACCTGGATAAAGAGAAGCTGAACCAGACATTTACCAGCATGCCTGCTGCTGATGCGGCAACACTGCTGGGCTCGATGTACAAGATCAGCCCGGACAAAGTGATCACGATTCTTAATACGGTTAGTGACACTGTCCGCTCTTCAATTCTGGGGGAGATGACCAAGAATGACAGTGCTCAGACAGCCAAGGTTGTAAACCGGCTGATGGGCGGGAAATAA
- the fliJ gene encoding flagellar export protein FliJ — MRFHYTFQKVVDLKANEKTQAEWMLSSALGELQAQERKLQDLLEQRRELMLALQHAAEQKTPMSKLREMQDYVDYLDHCIARKHSDISRAHIEVQHKQDHLSTKVLDEKVWLKAKDKAQTAFQQSMILREQNELDEMATVRFAMKSL; from the coding sequence ATGAGATTTCATTATACTTTTCAAAAAGTTGTGGACTTGAAAGCAAATGAAAAAACGCAGGCAGAGTGGATGCTCTCAAGCGCCCTCGGAGAACTTCAAGCCCAGGAAAGAAAACTTCAAGACTTGTTGGAGCAACGCCGCGAGCTGATGCTGGCACTGCAGCATGCGGCTGAACAAAAAACACCGATGTCTAAGCTGCGCGAGATGCAGGATTATGTCGATTATCTGGACCACTGCATTGCGCGTAAACACTCGGATATCAGCCGTGCGCATATTGAAGTTCAGCATAAGCAGGATCATCTCAGCACGAAAGTGCTGGATGAAAAGGTGTGGCTGAAGGCTAAAGACAAGGCCCAGACCGCTTTTCAGCAAAGTATGATTTTACGGGAACAAAACGAACTGGATGAGATGGCTACCGTCCGCTTCGCGATGAAATCCCTCTAA
- the fliI gene encoding flagellar protein export ATPase FliI → MLDSGRYKEQLRNFDPVRINGKVTQVIGLMVESEGPDASIGDVCYIYPAKGNKPLQAEVVGFRDNKVLLMPLGELQAIGPGCDVVGTGKPLSVQVGSELLGKVLDGLGQPLDGSLIPARMPHSSTFNIPSNPLNRPRVHEPISIGVRAIDGLLTIGKGQRVGIFAGSGVGKSTLMGMIARNTSADVNVIALIGERGREVLDFIERDLGPEGLQRSVVVVATSDQPALIRIKGALIATTIAEYFRDRGLNVMLMMDSVTRYAMAQREVGLAVGEPPAMRGYTPSVFASLPKLLERAGTGPAGSITAFYTVLVDGDDMNEPIADAVRGILDGHIVLNRNIANKGHFPAIDVLSSISRVMKDIAPEEQIAAAENVKRLMAVYKDSEDLINIGAYQRGSNAQIDESIHYIDSIWNFTKQKVNEKVTLAEVQESLISQFSRS, encoded by the coding sequence ATGCTTGACAGCGGACGGTATAAGGAGCAGCTGCGTAATTTTGACCCGGTCAGAATCAATGGCAAAGTTACTCAGGTGATCGGGCTGATGGTAGAGTCGGAAGGTCCGGATGCGAGTATCGGTGATGTATGTTATATCTATCCGGCCAAAGGCAACAAGCCGCTGCAGGCTGAAGTTGTAGGATTTCGCGACAATAAGGTACTGCTGATGCCGTTAGGTGAGCTGCAAGCCATAGGACCGGGCTGTGATGTTGTGGGGACAGGCAAACCTCTAAGTGTACAGGTGGGCTCGGAGCTGCTCGGCAAAGTTCTTGACGGGTTGGGACAGCCGCTTGACGGCTCGCTCATTCCGGCGCGCATGCCGCACAGTTCAACGTTCAACATTCCATCCAATCCGCTGAACCGCCCCAGGGTGCATGAGCCGATTAGCATTGGAGTCAGAGCCATCGACGGATTACTCACCATAGGCAAAGGCCAGCGTGTGGGTATCTTTGCGGGATCAGGAGTCGGTAAGAGCACATTGATGGGCATGATCGCCCGCAATACTTCTGCAGATGTGAATGTGATTGCTTTGATTGGTGAACGGGGCAGAGAGGTGCTGGACTTCATTGAACGCGATCTCGGTCCGGAAGGGCTGCAACGGTCCGTCGTTGTTGTCGCTACCTCTGACCAGCCGGCGCTTATCCGCATTAAAGGCGCGCTCATTGCCACAACGATCGCCGAATACTTTCGCGACCGGGGCTTGAATGTCATGCTGATGATGGATTCAGTAACCCGCTATGCAATGGCGCAGCGTGAGGTGGGACTTGCAGTGGGGGAACCGCCGGCAATGAGAGGGTATACTCCTTCTGTGTTCGCCAGCCTTCCAAAACTGCTGGAGAGGGCAGGGACGGGACCAGCCGGATCCATTACCGCTTTTTACACAGTGCTCGTGGACGGTGACGATATGAATGAGCCGATTGCTGACGCAGTGCGCGGAATCCTGGATGGGCATATTGTGCTGAACCGGAATATTGCCAATAAGGGACATTTTCCAGCCATTGATGTTCTCTCCAGCATCAGCCGCGTCATGAAAGATATAGCTCCCGAGGAACAGATTGCTGCGGCTGAGAACGTGAAGCGGCTCATGGCTGTATACAAGGATTCGGAAGATTTAATCAACATTGGTGCCTACCAAAGAGGCTCAAATGCCCAGATCGATGAATCCATACATTATATTGATAGCATATGGAATTTTACCAAGCAAAAGGTAAACGAAAAGGTCACGCTGGCCGAAGTCCAAGAGTCTTTAATTTCCCAGTTCTCAAGGAGTTGA
- a CDS encoding FliH/SctL family protein yields the protein MSRLIKHSQYVPVDVLKRLEQARQHAGLTEESTASDQAAGEVHIQDSAREEAEQARKQMLKDAQEFAEGQVRDAAQEAENIVESARTEAEEWWRQRREQDEHLVEAVKSEAYQQGYQEGQAQAELEMSQKMAEMMEEARQVLQEAYRAKEVIIQEAEPFLVELSCGIAEKIVDKQLTVEPQFAMDLIRKNLARKREQGLISLCVSPAQFSFVNAAREELALAVDSQAELQILPDSTVRDHGCVIRSSFGSIDARIDTQLAEIKKELIRIALDTDENRNGEDDA from the coding sequence TTGTCTAGGCTGATCAAACATTCACAGTATGTTCCGGTTGATGTTCTGAAACGGCTGGAACAAGCCAGGCAGCATGCAGGCCTGACCGAGGAGTCGACTGCTTCGGATCAAGCGGCAGGCGAGGTGCACATTCAGGATTCTGCCAGGGAAGAGGCGGAACAGGCCCGCAAGCAAATGCTGAAGGATGCACAGGAGTTTGCCGAAGGACAGGTCCGAGACGCGGCACAGGAAGCTGAGAATATTGTAGAATCGGCACGGACAGAGGCTGAAGAGTGGTGGCGGCAGCGCAGGGAACAGGATGAGCATCTTGTCGAGGCCGTCAAATCGGAAGCCTATCAACAGGGATACCAGGAAGGACAGGCCCAGGCTGAACTGGAAATGTCGCAGAAAATGGCCGAGATGATGGAGGAAGCAAGACAGGTTCTCCAGGAGGCCTATCGGGCCAAAGAAGTTATTATTCAAGAGGCTGAGCCTTTTCTGGTAGAGCTTAGCTGTGGTATTGCCGAGAAAATTGTGGACAAGCAGCTGACCGTGGAGCCGCAATTTGCTATGGATCTGATTCGCAAGAATCTTGCCCGCAAACGCGAGCAGGGACTGATTTCGCTATGTGTGTCCCCGGCACAGTTCTCCTTTGTCAATGCAGCCAGGGAAGAACTGGCACTGGCAGTAGATTCTCAGGCGGAGCTGCAAATTCTGCCTGACTCAACTGTAAGGGATCACGGCTGTGTCATCCGATCTTCTTTTGGGAGTATTGATGCACGCATAGATACACAGCTTGCCGAAATCAAAAAAGAGCTGATCCGGATAGCACTGGATACCGATGAGAACAGAAATGGGGAAGACGATGCTTGA